Below is a genomic region from Nitrospira sp..
GTTGGCTTCCTATGCCGCATTCCGCATCGGTGAGAGTCAGATGAGGCGGGCCAAGGGCATCGAGCGCGACCCCGAACCGATCCAAAAGGCCATCGAATCCTTCGATCGATTACGCCGAGACTATCCGGGCAGCCGCTACGACAGCCAAGCCACGCAGAAGGTTCGGGAATGCCACGATCTTCTCGCCCAGATGCACCTGTTCGTCGGACAATTTTACTATCGCCGTGGTTCGTACTTGGCCGCCGCACATCGGTTTGAACAGATCATGCAGCTCTATCCCGATAAATCTGTCGCGCCGGATGCCCTCTATTTCCTCGCTCTGAGCTATCACGAAATGGGCGCCGACGATTGGGCCAGCGACAAGTTGACGCTGCTAGCGCAAAAGTATCCGAACGCTCAGCACTCGCGTGATGGCGCCAGCCTCCTGGCCAAGATCGGGACGCCGAAATCCGCTCCGGTGGTGGCCCAGAAACCGGCCTCCGCTTCTCCATCACCGGACGGTACGATCCCGACCGCCTCAGCAAGCTCCTCTGTTCTGGCCAACAGCCTCAGTTCCTCTCCTTCAGCCGGATCCATTCAGATCCCATCAGCCAGTTCGCTGACAGAGTCCTTCGTCAATTGTCGGCTCGGGGCCTGGTGCTAGCAGGTTGACCGAACAACTTGAACGTCGGCTCCTCTCTCGCTGCAGCCTTTTCGATCAAACGTTTGACTAGACCCTATCTCAAAATTCGTTCATGACGGGATGGGATCTGTTGTCGTCATTGCCGCGCCGGCGGGAATCCAGACTTTTCAGGTCACTCAGGATGCCCGTTTTCGCGGGCATGACCGGTTCTGACCGGAACACCCATCTTGAGAGAGGTTCTCGCGTGAAAGCACTCGTGAAGAGTTCTGAGGATTCATCGGAACGGAATCAAGAAGCGCTTCGGTGGTCTTGCGGATAAGCGGTGATTGAGGGAAGGATCGAGCGTCCGAGCGAGGTGAGAACGACACCGAAGATCTGTTTCAACACCCGTCACTGGCCGAGATACCAGCCGATGCCGTACCGCTCCAGAAAGCTGGTAATCATGGTCAGCGAATTCGCATAGATCATGACACCCACGACGACCAACAGCACACCGCTCACGGTGGAGACTCCCCACAGATAGGCGCGCGCTTGTTTGAAATACGCAAGGAACCGGTCGACGCCCAGGGCCGTCAGAAATAAGGGAAGCCCCAGCCCCAACGAATAGCTGGTCAACAGCAACACGCCGGTCATGAGCGAGTCGGTGGTGCTCGCATAGAGAAGGATTGTGCCCAGCACCGGTCCGACGCAAGGAGTCCACCCGGCCGCAAAGGCGATCCCGATCAGGAAGGAGCCGGCATAGCCGACCGGCCGGTTGCGAAACTGAAAGCGATGTTCCATCTGAAGAAAATTGATGTTCAGGATGCCCAACAGGTAGAGACCGAACACGACGATCAACACGCCGCCGATGCGCCGGATATGGTCCTGATACGTGATCAACAGTTGTCCGACGAAGCTCGCAGACGCCCCGAATGCGATAAAGACGACTGAAAAGCCCGCGATGAACAACAGGGCGTTGGCAACGATCGCCGTACGGAAACGAGATCTTGTGCCGGCATCGGTCAGTTGTTCGATTGAAAGCCCCGTGATGTAAGAAATATAGGAAGGCACCAGCGGCAAGACGCAGGGCGAGACGAAGGATAGGAGCCCGGCGGAGAAGGCCGCAATCAGCGAGATATTTGACATCGACTGGGACAAGGCAGCCCTGACTATGCCTTCAGCAACATATCGATCAGCTGGTGGGCCTCAGGTGCGGCCCAGTCACGCGCGCCGAAGATTTGATGCCGCACGACCCCCTGACGATCGATCATGAACGTCATGGGAAGACTGCGTGCCCCGTACACAAGCCCTATACGATATTCGGCGTCGTGCAGAATGGGAAACGTCAATCGATTTTCCTGCTGGAACGGCCTGGTGACCGCCACGCCCTGAGGATCCGTGGAGACGGCCAAAATCTCGAAGTCATTGCGGGAATAGGACCGGTAGAGTTGTTCCATGGCCGGCATTTCCACCCGACACGGGCCGCACCACGTCGCCCAGAAATTGATAAGAACGACTTTCCCCCGCATGTCCGACAACGCCATCATCCGTCCCTCGAGATCCCGAAGCTGAAAATTCGGAGCCGCGTCCCCTGGCTTCACCAGGCTGCGCTTGGCGACCGGAACGACCGGGCCGGCGTCGGAACATAATGGTCCGGCGGCGGCAAACGCCAGCAGCATGAAGCTCAGCGATAAGGCAGTCCGTTTCATCCCTTCACGCTCGAAAGCCGGGCCGACCCGACAGCCGCCGCCTTGGGAGTGACATTGAGTAATTTCGTCAGCACCTGCAGGCTGTCCAGCCTCGTCCAATCTCTGGGTCCGATCACGATTTCCCGGATGATACCCTCTTGATCAATGATGAACGTCTCGGGCACCCCCATTCGCTTGTACGGTTTGTCGGTCTTGCCCCAGGAATCGATCAACACAGGAAAGGTCAGATTCAGTCCCTTGACGAACGGAGGGATTTCCCTCGTCGTCGTTACACGATCGATGCTCACGGCCAGAATGACCAGGCCGTCCTTCTCGAAATTCTTGTTGAGAATCTCCATGGAGGGCATTTCTTCCCGGCATGGTTTGCACCAGGTCGCCCAGAAATTCAGGAACACCACCTTCCCGCGAAAATCAGACAGCCGATAGGGTTTATCATTGAGATCGGACAAAGCGAAGTCCGGAGCAGGCTTGCCCACGACCAGCAGTTCGTACTTCGCGCTCTGCAGCCAGACTATGGCGAATGTCAGGACGAGAATCACCGTCCCTGCAATCAGAATCAACAGGCGCGGGGCACTCGGTTTGGCTATCGGCACGGGAGTCGGCTGATCAAGCAAGGGCATCCCTCCATGGTTCACCGGCGCGATGCGTGCGGACAAGCCGTCTTACCGGTGAGCTGACGTCCGCCATCAGAAAGAGTAGGCGACCGAGCGTGGTGCCGGCAGCCGGGATTCGTGTCCTGTCGCTACGCGTAGGCGTGCAATCCCGACAAGAGGAAGTTGACCCCCCAAAAACAGAAGATCACCATGAGGAACCCGAAGACCGCATAGATCGCGGCTCGTCGTCCTTCCCAACCTCGGGTCATGCGGGCATGAATGTAGGCGCCGTAGATGAGCCACACGATCAACG
It encodes:
- the bamD gene encoding outer membrane protein assembly factor BamD, producing the protein MRRLSSNLRGLAGDGLRILFPVIVVGLLVGCSNSPKNGDQAAKKAISGTDESIFLGDTIEKNYDPNVIMKRGEAFFEKEEYAEAIVEYNHFLDLHRNHQLASYAAFRIGESQMRRAKGIERDPEPIQKAIESFDRLRRDYPGSRYDSQATQKVRECHDLLAQMHLFVGQFYYRRGSYLAAAHRFEQIMQLYPDKSVAPDALYFLALSYHEMGADDWASDKLTLLAQKYPNAQHSRDGASLLAKIGTPKSAPVVAQKPASASPSPDGTIPTASASSSVLANSLSSSPSAGSIQIPSASSLTESFVNCRLGAWC
- a CDS encoding cytochrome c biogenesis protein CcdA, with translation MSNISLIAAFSAGLLSFVSPCVLPLVPSYISYITGLSIEQLTDAGTRSRFRTAIVANALLFIAGFSVVFIAFGASASFVGQLLITYQDHIRRIGGVLIVVFGLYLLGILNINFLQMEHRFQFRNRPVGYAGSFLIGIAFAAGWTPCVGPVLGTILLYASTTDSLMTGVLLLTSYSLGLGLPLFLTALGVDRFLAYFKQARAYLWGVSTVSGVLLVVVGVMIYANSLTMITSFLERYGIGWYLGQ
- a CDS encoding TlpA disulfide reductase family protein codes for the protein MPLLDQPTPVPIAKPSAPRLLILIAGTVILVLTFAIVWLQSAKYELLVVGKPAPDFALSDLNDKPYRLSDFRGKVVFLNFWATWCKPCREEMPSMEILNKNFEKDGLVILAVSIDRVTTTREIPPFVKGLNLTFPVLIDSWGKTDKPYKRMGVPETFIIDQEGIIREIVIGPRDWTRLDSLQVLTKLLNVTPKAAAVGSARLSSVKG
- a CDS encoding TlpA disulfide reductase family protein, which translates into the protein MKRTALSLSFMLLAFAAAGPLCSDAGPVVPVAKRSLVKPGDAAPNFQLRDLEGRMMALSDMRGKVVLINFWATWCGPCRVEMPAMEQLYRSYSRNDFEILAVSTDPQGVAVTRPFQQENRLTFPILHDAEYRIGLVYGARSLPMTFMIDRQGVVRHQIFGARDWAAPEAHQLIDMLLKA